The following proteins come from a genomic window of Triticum aestivum cultivar Chinese Spring chromosome 6A, IWGSC CS RefSeq v2.1, whole genome shotgun sequence:
- the LOC123130777 gene encoding uncharacterized protein: MELEAAPQLPRRDARKLVRCPRLQLDAKTVTAVEQSTGTPVADAAATSHGGATRVKILLSKQQLKQVAAAVAAGGAFALPPALEQLVSAIKRQHAKKQTAAATNAAAARRPGRWSPALYSIPEDIHS, encoded by the coding sequence ATGGAGCTGGAGGCCGCCCCGCAGCTCCCGAGGAGGGACGCCAGGAAGCTGGTGAGGTGCCCGAGGCTGCAGCTGGACGCCAAGACGGTCACGGCCGTCGAGCAGTCCACGGGCACGCCCGTCGCCGACGCGGCGGCCACCAGCCATGGAGGCGCGACGCGCGTCAAGATCTTGCTGAGCAAGCAGCAGCTCAAGCAGGTGGCCGCGGCCGTCGCCGCCGGCGGCGCCTTCGCGCTGCCGCCCGCGCTGGAGCAGCTGGTGAGCGCCATCAAGAGGCAGCACGCGAAGAAGCAGACGGCGGCGGCGACCAACGCGGCTGCCGCGAGGCGCCCGggacggtggtcgccggcgttgtaCAGCATCCCGGAGGATATCCACAGCTAG